A genomic stretch from Acidobacteriota bacterium includes:
- a CDS encoding ATP-binding protein, whose translation MIQRSELLRSLSEALKRSRIVLLVGPRQSGKTTLARELLSADSVNYFDLEDPASLARLAEPMTAMRRLSGLVVIDEVQRRPDLFPVLRALADRQDLPARFLILGSASGNLLRQTAESLAGRMEQIEIGGFTLAEVANDAEDRLWLRGGFPLSFLAASDDASLAWRRSFIRTLLERDIPQWGVSVPAVALRRFWTMLAHYHGQTWNAAEPARAMGVSPPTVRRHLDLLTDAFMIRQLQPWHANLSKRQVKAPKIYIRDSGLLHQLLGINSAKELLTHPKVGASWDGFVIEQVLLSEPHGNAYFWATHQGAEIDLVLQRGDQLLGVECKRAGAPRMTRSLRTAHEDLGLSRIAVLYPGAKRYPLSEETEVVPLETLGRGEPIFE comes from the coding sequence GTGATTCAACGATCGGAGCTACTTCGCTCCCTATCCGAGGCATTAAAGCGCAGCCGGATCGTGCTCCTGGTGGGGCCGCGTCAGAGCGGCAAGACGACCCTGGCCCGAGAGCTACTCAGCGCAGATTCGGTCAACTACTTCGATCTGGAAGACCCAGCCAGCCTGGCGCGTCTGGCAGAGCCCATGACGGCTATGCGGCGGTTGAGCGGCTTGGTCGTCATCGACGAAGTGCAGCGCCGTCCGGACCTCTTCCCGGTTCTCCGTGCCCTGGCGGACCGTCAGGATCTCCCGGCGCGCTTCTTGATTCTCGGCAGCGCCTCCGGCAACCTTCTCCGGCAGACCGCAGAAAGCCTCGCCGGGCGAATGGAGCAGATCGAGATCGGCGGCTTCACCCTCGCGGAAGTCGCCAACGACGCAGAGGACCGGCTGTGGCTTCGCGGTGGATTTCCACTCTCCTTTCTCGCTGCCAGTGATGATGCGAGTCTCGCCTGGCGACGAAGCTTCATCCGCACTCTTCTGGAGCGCGACATACCGCAATGGGGCGTCAGCGTGCCCGCCGTGGCCCTCCGCCGCTTCTGGACCATGTTGGCGCACTACCACGGCCAGACCTGGAATGCCGCCGAACCGGCGCGTGCCATGGGAGTGAGCCCACCGACGGTCCGCCGCCACCTCGACCTCCTGACCGATGCCTTCATGATTCGCCAGCTCCAACCCTGGCATGCGAATCTGAGCAAACGACAGGTGAAGGCACCCAAGATCTACATACGCGACAGTGGCCTGCTGCATCAACTCCTGGGCATCAACTCGGCCAAGGAGCTACTCACCCATCCCAAAGTCGGAGCTTCGTGGGACGGTTTCGTCATCGAACAGGTCTTGCTGAGCGAGCCGCACGGCAACGCCTACTTCTGGGCAACTCATCAGGGAGCGGAAATCGATCTGGTGCTGCAGCGAGGCGACCAGTTGCTGGGGGTGGAGTGCAAACGAGCCGGTGCACCGCGCATGACTCGATCCCTTCGTACCGCCCACGAAGACCTCGGCCTGTCCCGAATCGCCGTGCTCTATCCGGGAGCGAAGCGCTATCCCCTGAGCGAAGAAACCGAGGTGGTGCCGCTAGAGACTCTGGGCCGGGGGGAGCCTATCTTCGAGTAG
- the dtd gene encoding D-aminoacyl-tRNA deacylase gives MRIVLQRVLSASVEVDGETVGAIDRGMLLLVGIARGDGPEQVAAAASKIAGLRIFEDERSRMNLAAEAVGGAFLVVSQFTLTGSLARGRRPSFDGAAAPAVAEPLVERLVEDLRNRGFVVETGRFGASMKVALVNDGPVTFVLDINPE, from the coding sequence ATGCGAATCGTCTTGCAAAGGGTGCTTTCCGCTTCCGTCGAGGTCGATGGGGAGACGGTGGGAGCGATCGATCGCGGGATGCTCTTGCTGGTCGGTATTGCCCGCGGCGACGGGCCGGAACAGGTCGCCGCCGCGGCCTCCAAGATTGCCGGTTTGCGCATCTTCGAGGATGAGCGGAGTCGCATGAACCTCGCCGCGGAGGCAGTGGGTGGTGCTTTTCTGGTGGTGTCGCAGTTCACTCTCACCGGCTCCCTGGCCCGCGGCCGCCGGCCGTCCTTCGACGGCGCGGCGGCTCCCGCCGTCGCCGAGCCTCTGGTGGAGCGGCTGGTGGAAGATCTACGGAATCGAGGTTTCGTCGTCGAAACGGGCCGCTTCGGCGCCTCGATGAAGGTCGCCTTGGTCAACGACGGTCCGGTGACCTTCGTGCTGGACATCAACCCTGAGTGA
- a CDS encoding single-stranded DNA-binding protein, with the protein MVNKVILVGNLGRDPEVRQTPSGQSVATFSLATNRRWNDRDGNRQEQTEWHNIVCWGKQAEIAGRYLQKGKQIYVEGRLQTRSWDDKQTGEKKYRTEIVCDNFQMLGQRGDSGGGGGYGGGGGGSYGGGGGGGGGSYGGGGGDAPEMDDDDIPF; encoded by the coding sequence ATGGTCAACAAAGTCATCCTCGTCGGCAACCTCGGGCGCGATCCGGAAGTCCGCCAAACCCCCTCGGGGCAGTCCGTCGCCACTTTCAGCCTGGCCACCAACCGGCGATGGAACGACCGCGACGGCAACCGTCAGGAGCAGACCGAGTGGCACAACATCGTGTGCTGGGGCAAACAGGCGGAGATCGCCGGCCGCTACCTGCAAAAGGGTAAGCAGATCTACGTCGAAGGCCGCCTGCAGACCCGCTCCTGGGACGACAAGCAAACCGGCGAAAAGAAGTATCGCACCGAGATCGTGTGCGACAACTTCCAGATGCTCGGCCAGCGCGGCGACAGCGGCGGGGGCGGCGGCTACGGCGGAGGGGGCGGTGGATCGTACGGTGGCGGTGGGGGCGGAGGGGGCGGCTCCTACGGCGGCGGGGGCGGCGACGCCCCGGAGATGGACGACGACGACATTCCGTTCTAG
- a CDS encoding HU family DNA-binding protein has protein sequence MIKADIVNRVADATDVPRVKAAQAVDTIIASMKNALSHGKRIELRGFGVFQVRDRKKGVGRNPKTGIEVEITPGKTVRFKPGKELKNL, from the coding sequence ATGATCAAAGCCGACATCGTCAACCGCGTCGCCGATGCGACGGACGTACCGAGGGTCAAAGCGGCCCAAGCGGTGGATACCATCATCGCCTCTATGAAGAACGCCCTCAGCCACGGCAAGCGCATCGAGCTGCGCGGCTTCGGCGTGTTTCAGGTGCGGGACCGAAAGAAGGGCGTCGGCCGAAATCCCAAGACCGGCATCGAAGTGGAGATCACCCCGGGCAAGACGGTGCGATTCAAGCCCGGCAAAGAACTCAAGAACCTCTAG
- a CDS encoding glycoside hydrolase family 3 N-terminal domain-containing protein: MSGRRWPGGELLVLGLSGPRLTMEEGEILREVQPFGLILFGRNLVDIEQTLALTAELKDLLPEVVLSIDAEGGRVDRLASLVGPAPAASRLAEEPPRRSEQAGRWVGAALAHFGIGLDFAPVVDLDHGQTANALDDRYFGSTPRAVIARAGAFLRGLRSSGVEGCLKHFPGLGMASADTHFEGASIEGGEGERDFAPFLALADTGAPVMVAHAAYPGLDPSGLPATLSKAICTDLLRDRMGYNGVALSDDLEMKALDRWGDLPSLAVQTVEAGCDGILLCSRTEEAPSLAAALSAPRLADRRQQAASRLETLRQQVTALSPCRRWSLETVRQRLRPAAG; encoded by the coding sequence ATGAGCGGCCGGCGATGGCCCGGCGGCGAACTTCTGGTGTTGGGGTTGAGCGGCCCGCGCCTGACGATGGAGGAAGGCGAAATCCTGCGCGAGGTCCAACCCTTCGGCCTCATCCTCTTCGGCCGCAATCTGGTGGACATCGAGCAAACCCTGGCGCTCACCGCCGAGCTGAAGGACCTGCTGCCGGAGGTCGTTCTGTCCATCGACGCCGAAGGCGGGCGGGTGGATCGCCTGGCGTCCCTCGTCGGACCGGCGCCGGCCGCCTCGCGATTGGCCGAGGAGCCGCCGCGGCGCTCCGAGCAGGCCGGCCGCTGGGTGGGGGCGGCGCTGGCGCACTTCGGTATCGGCCTCGACTTCGCGCCGGTGGTGGACCTGGATCACGGCCAGACGGCGAATGCCCTCGACGACCGCTACTTTGGCTCCACGCCGCGCGCGGTCATCGCCCGCGCCGGAGCTTTTCTGCGGGGATTGCGCTCCTCCGGAGTCGAGGGCTGCTTGAAGCACTTTCCGGGCCTCGGAATGGCCTCCGCCGACACCCACTTCGAGGGTGCCTCCATCGAGGGTGGAGAAGGGGAGCGCGACTTCGCCCCCTTCCTGGCTCTGGCAGACACCGGGGCCCCGGTGATGGTCGCCCACGCCGCCTACCCCGGCCTCGACCCCTCGGGCCTCCCGGCCACCTTGTCGAAGGCCATCTGCACGGATCTCCTGCGGGATCGCATGGGCTACAACGGCGTCGCCCTCAGCGACGACCTCGAGATGAAGGCCCTCGACCGCTGGGGCGACCTGCCGTCCCTGGCTGTCCAGACGGTAGAGGCTGGCTGTGACGGAATTCTGCTATGCAGTAGGACCGAGGAAGCGCCGTCACTGGCGGCGGCGCTGAGTGCGCCCCGCCTGGCAGATCGGCGTCAGCAAGCGGCGAGCCGGCTAGAAACTCTCCGGCAGCAGGTGACCGCCTTGTCGCCGTGCCGGCGCTGGTCGCTGGAGACGGTGCGTCAGCGGCTGCGACCTGCGGCGGGTTGA
- the mutS gene encoding DNA mismatch repair protein MutS, whose protein sequence is MSKNAQRKLTPMLRHYLEVKAEHPDAILVYRMGDFYEIFFEDAERAAPILEVQLTARQKGTPSETPMCGVPHHALESYIGKLLEAGLRVAVCDQVEDPKEAKGLVKREVTRVVTPGTVSEPALLEGKEDNLLAALTWDDSSDSGAAAYLDVSTGRFYARRWSGPDDAREDLELVRPREILFDEEEIPNELLRWAEARVPCRTPLDGDRWFDRGKASQLLIDHFDVATLRGFGLEDGEPAARAAAAALAYGRETQRSDLSHVRSLAVRRGRDRAILDATTVANLEIFRSLREGGRKGTLLSVLDRSVTAPGGRTLRDWLRRPLRDRQAIARRHRAVRALIEDPALRERAREALASVSDPERLLARAVLGSLTPREAAALRDSLRVAPGLLSALADADSDLLVELSQADPCGELAERLERSLEEEPAISLKDGGVIASGLDEELDQVRSLARDSKQHILALEAREREATGINSLKIRYNRVFGYYLEVTKANQDLVPDHYIRKQTLANAERYITPEVKELEEQILSAEERQVAIEEKHFSALRQAVVEAGAPLTALAGALGTLDTLAAFAEGAERHGYVEPTMAVAGEPIAVRDGRHPVVERTSHEDFVPNDVDLDADEARIVLLTGPNMGGKSTYLRQVALISLMAQAGSFVPAAEASLAVVDRIFTRVGASDDLARGESTFMVEMIETANILRHATSESLVILDEVGRGTATFDGLSLAWAIVEYLHEVERPKTLFATHYHELTELASLLPGVVNRTLAVKEWGDRIVFLRRVIAGSADKSYGLHVARLAGLPDSVVERAGEVLANLESHEYDPSGTPRLARGTLPEGAEPTDQMELFVPPEQVIAGVLRDTDIDQLTPLAALNLLHSLKTRVSG, encoded by the coding sequence ATGTCGAAGAATGCCCAGCGCAAGCTGACGCCCATGCTGCGTCACTACCTGGAGGTCAAGGCCGAGCACCCGGACGCTATCCTGGTGTACCGCATGGGCGACTTCTACGAGATTTTCTTCGAGGACGCGGAGCGCGCCGCGCCGATCCTCGAAGTGCAGCTCACCGCCCGCCAAAAGGGCACTCCTTCGGAAACACCGATGTGCGGCGTTCCCCACCACGCCCTCGAGTCCTACATCGGCAAGCTGCTGGAAGCCGGACTGCGGGTGGCTGTGTGCGATCAGGTGGAGGACCCGAAGGAAGCCAAAGGACTGGTCAAGCGAGAGGTCACCCGGGTGGTTACCCCCGGCACTGTCAGCGAGCCGGCGCTGCTCGAAGGCAAGGAAGACAACCTGCTGGCGGCCCTCACTTGGGACGATTCGAGCGACAGTGGTGCAGCGGCCTACCTCGACGTGTCGACGGGCCGCTTCTACGCCCGGCGCTGGAGCGGCCCGGACGACGCCCGGGAAGATCTGGAGCTGGTGCGGCCGCGGGAGATCCTCTTCGACGAGGAAGAGATCCCGAACGAACTGCTGCGCTGGGCCGAGGCGCGAGTGCCCTGCCGCACCCCCCTGGATGGCGACCGTTGGTTTGACCGCGGCAAGGCGTCGCAGCTTCTGATCGATCACTTCGACGTGGCGACCCTGCGGGGCTTCGGTTTGGAGGACGGCGAACCGGCGGCCCGCGCCGCCGCCGCGGCGCTGGCCTACGGCCGAGAGACCCAGCGCAGCGACCTCTCCCACGTGCGATCTCTTGCGGTACGACGCGGTCGCGACCGCGCTATTCTCGACGCCACCACCGTCGCCAATCTGGAGATCTTTCGCAGTTTGCGGGAAGGCGGCCGAAAGGGCACCCTGTTGAGTGTCCTAGACCGTTCCGTCACCGCTCCCGGCGGCCGCACTCTGCGCGATTGGTTGCGCCGGCCGCTGCGCGATCGGCAAGCTATCGCCCGGCGCCATCGGGCGGTGCGGGCGCTGATCGAAGATCCCGCCCTGCGCGAACGGGCGCGGGAGGCACTCGCCTCGGTGAGCGATCCCGAGCGGCTGCTGGCCCGCGCCGTCCTCGGCTCCTTGACGCCACGCGAGGCGGCGGCCCTGCGCGACAGCCTACGGGTGGCGCCGGGGCTTTTGTCGGCCCTCGCCGATGCCGACAGCGATCTGCTGGTGGAACTGTCGCAGGCGGATCCCTGCGGTGAGCTGGCTGAACGCCTGGAAAGGAGCCTAGAGGAGGAGCCGGCCATCTCGCTCAAGGACGGCGGGGTGATCGCCTCCGGCCTCGATGAAGAACTCGATCAGGTGCGCTCCCTGGCCCGCGACAGCAAGCAACACATCCTGGCGCTGGAAGCCCGCGAACGCGAGGCGACGGGCATCAACTCCCTCAAGATCCGTTACAACCGGGTGTTCGGCTATTACCTGGAGGTGACCAAGGCGAATCAGGACCTGGTGCCGGACCACTACATCCGCAAGCAAACCCTGGCCAATGCCGAGCGCTACATCACCCCGGAGGTCAAAGAGCTGGAGGAGCAGATCCTCTCCGCCGAGGAACGCCAGGTGGCGATCGAGGAGAAGCACTTCAGCGCCCTGCGCCAGGCGGTGGTGGAGGCCGGCGCGCCACTCACCGCCCTCGCCGGTGCCCTCGGCACCCTCGACACCTTGGCGGCCTTCGCCGAGGGCGCCGAGCGCCACGGCTATGTCGAACCGACGATGGCCGTGGCCGGCGAACCGATCGCCGTGCGCGACGGGCGACACCCGGTAGTCGAGCGCACGAGTCACGAAGACTTCGTGCCGAACGACGTCGATCTGGACGCGGACGAAGCGCGCATCGTGCTGCTGACCGGCCCGAACATGGGCGGCAAGTCCACCTACCTGCGGCAGGTGGCGCTCATCTCCCTGATGGCCCAGGCGGGCAGTTTCGTACCGGCGGCGGAGGCTTCCCTGGCGGTGGTGGACCGCATCTTCACCCGCGTCGGAGCGAGCGACGACCTCGCCCGGGGCGAGTCGACCTTCATGGTGGAAATGATCGAGACGGCGAACATCCTGCGCCACGCGACCTCCGAGAGCCTGGTGATCCTCGACGAGGTCGGGCGCGGCACGGCCACCTTCGACGGCCTGTCCCTCGCCTGGGCGATCGTCGAGTACCTGCACGAGGTGGAGCGCCCGAAGACCCTCTTCGCCACCCACTACCATGAGCTCACCGAGCTGGCCTCGCTGCTGCCGGGGGTGGTCAACCGCACTCTGGCGGTCAAGGAATGGGGGGATCGCATCGTCTTCCTGCGGCGCGTGATCGCCGGCAGCGCCGACAAAAGCTATGGCCTGCACGTCGCCCGTCTAGCGGGTCTGCCGGACTCGGTGGTGGAGCGAGCCGGCGAGGTGCTGGCGAATCTCGAGTCACACGAGTACGACCCCTCCGGCACCCCGCGCCTGGCCCGCGGCACCCTGCCCGAAGGCGCCGAGCCGACGGATCAGATGGAACTCTTCGTGCCGCCGGAACAGGTCATCGCCGGGGTGCTGCGCGACACCGACATCGACCAGCTCACGCCGCTGGCGGCCCTCAATCTGCTGCACAGCTTGAAGACCCGGGTGAGCGGATGA